CATTAAGATATCGTTGGAATGTCATTTTGTCTCAAATTTCTTATAATTGGACTTGAGAGCTCATTTAAGGAAactgttggacttgctcttatCTTCTGTTGTTCTACCCTTACCCACCCTGAGAATTTGTTAGAGCATATATTCAATTATAAGGTTACAAGTCTTATTAGTAAAAAAAGTCATTGTCACCTAAAAAgacaaaaaattattttaataagtTAATATCAATAAATGACGAAACTTGAATGGGATTATAGCTATAATTCGCGCAGGCCGGTTCGCGAGCTTACCTGATTCGAACTCGTTTAAATGAACTCAACTGGTTTAATTAAACGAACCGAGTTCAGACAAAAATTTCAGCTCGATTCAATTCGTGAAATTAAACGATTCGAATTCAGGTAGAGGCTTATACTCGATTAAGTATAAAATTGAACATGCCGGCTCGTTAAAACCAGCTCATTTAGTTAAATGAGCCGACTCGACTTGACTCGTAATATTAAATGAGTCGAGTTCGGACATATGTTAAGGCTCAATTATTTTAATGAGTTGGCTCGACTAAATTAAACTCGGCTCGAATTACATAATTACTGCCCTAAATGAGAGTTACAAAAGCTACTCAATTGGAAAAAAATAATCTAAATCTAGGTTCTGTTTGGGAGTGCTATCTGTGCTTTGAGAAAAATGTTGGCGGAAAAAGTGCTGTCAGGAAAATTAGATGaatgtttggtaatttttttaatttatgcatattttgagatataatatataaaaataatatttttaagaatgtttgatGGTGAAATTGATAGCTATTTCTTGTATAAGCTGAAAACAGTTTTTTCCAAAAGCATGAGGGACATGATTTGCTAACAGCAGCTTTTAGACCAAAATCGTTTTTCCAGATAGcaatttttaaaatttacaaaatacCTTTCTAATAGTTTTTCCGCAGAAAACTGTTATAACCGTTTGTAACAGCAATACCAAACAGAATCCTAATTACGAAAGTCTTCATCAATTACCTTAACATTTTTTATTACTATTATGAATTGAAAGCAAGATTAAGCAAGGCGGGATGGcacaaaaattcaaaattcaaagAAACCCCTCTTTCTCGGTCCATGCGTCAATCGTCGAtagtataaaataaaaaaaaatgctCCAATTTACAATAAAACTCTAGCTAGGTAAAAAAGGAGCCGTTTCCTATTCGCAGCCTTCTTTCTCTACGTCTCTCTCCTGCCTGCATCTCCtagcttccatttccttcaagGGTTTGATTTTCATCCTATCTATCTCTCTTAttacttcttcttctttttttattGAAAGTAATCTATCTTATTACTTATTCATTCATTGTTGTCCCCTTTCTTATTCTGGTTTATGTATGTTCTTAATTAGTGATTTATAAATCAATATTCTTGCCATTTCCGTACATTTTTAATTTCATGTATACAATGCCTGCCTGTTACTGTCTCAATCCCTAGCTAGATTTCGTAATTATGTTGGGCATTTGTTGTGTATTACTAACACTTATGTATATCCAGGATGTTTAAAAAGATTACATTTTGATCCCAACACCGTGATTCTGACCATGTATATTTCACTTTTAGGGGAATTTTTTTAATTGCATTTGCCTCGCAATGACTGGTAACATCAACAACAACAACTCCAACACTTACGAAGAGGCTCGGAAGCAACGCCTCCTTGAAAATCAAAAACGAATTGAGGTATGCCTATTGCTTGCCCCGATATTTTCTCATTGTCGCTATTTTACACACCTCCATGTGCTCTtgttaattagaaattaacttcTTCAATGATAAAATGCGATAATTTTGATGGTTTTAACTTGCACTAGCAAATTAAATAGCGACTACCTACAGGAATTCTTAATATGCGAAATACGTGATAAAACAACAGTACTACATGAGTACATGTATTGCTTCTGTGATATATGCTTTTTATCCTACAGGAATTGGGGATTTTGAAGATATCGAAAAGTTTAGCAGATAGTGCTAAATCCGCAAAGCCCCAGGTTACGCGCGCCTACATTCTTAGTGCTTGTATAAACTATttacacacacacaaacacacatatTTGTTATGGTTACTAATATACATAAGAATCCTACCAATGTTTTATTTTGAGTTTAATATCTAAAACTCTTTATTATAATGTGTATGCAGAGACGTCAACCAAAACCTAGAGCAATAAGCATTTTGGAGCCAAGACGTTCCTCACGTGCACGTAATGTGGTATCTTACCGTGATGCTGTAAGTATCGGCTAttatttattttttgtttttgatCCAGTAACTAGAAAATGGTTAATAGAAGAAGTGTTTGATGATGCCTAGTCATATATTACAAATCTTTTCAAGTAGCTACTATCTTTTACCATTATGCTTTTGTACAATTATCTTTGTGATTTCTCCATTTGTAGTTGCAGAATGTTTTCCTTCTTAATGCATTTATCTAATCAATCTCTTTAGAATATACTTGACAAAATACTTATGCACAGATTGATGTGGAGCTGCCTCCCATGCGTAAGAGATCAAGGTTCAATGCTTCGTGGACAAGGTTGGAAATTTATAAATGGGTTAATATTACTCCTCTGTTCCTTTTCATGCGCCTTCAAGTCTCTTTTGCACACCCATAAATTTTGGGGAAAATTGGAGTTATAACATAGAATAGtgaagaaactaaaaattgaAACTTTATACAAGTCAATGTGCTATTTTGTCCTACAAAATGTATACGAGGTGAGAGTTGATAATTctataaaataatttctaaaatctAATTGTTGGTAGTGTTGTGACATAGTTATATGCCTTAAAAACGGTGGCATTGATCCAATATAAAAACACATGTGGTAAGGAACAAACAAATGGATCGAAGGACATGAAGAAAAAGGGAACAAGGACGGAAGTACTTACTTGTGCTAACGAATGCTATATAATTTGTGCTTTTGTTCAGTTATCTTGCAAGACCAGTGGATGAGGTCAAATGTGCTACATTCGAAGAAAGGAATGCTGCTTACAACTCCGCAGAGAAGCTCAGGAGCAATCTGCAGTCTAAATATCCATCTTTCATCAAGTCAATGGTTCGGTCTCATGTTTATAGCTGCTTTTGGTTGGTAAGTACCAAGTAGAATAGCTTTTGTTGACTGTTGTTCTCATATTAAGGTCAGGGAGAAAAAATTCCAAACCCTAGACAAATTAGTTTAACATTGCGAAAGTAATCTATCTTGTTGCTCTTACATTCTAAACAAAATTGTTTGCTATCAAATATAGGGACTTCCTGCTTGGTTCTGTGAAGACCATCTCCCGAAGTCCGATGGAAATACTGAAATTGTATTAGAGAATGAGAATGGCGCAGAATATGAAGCTGTATATATTAGCAAGAGAACTGGGCTTAGTGGTGGATGGAGAGCATTTGCTCTGGAACACAAATTAGATGATGGCGATGCATTGGTATTTGAATTGACTGAGCCAACTAGATTAAAGGTGTGTCAATGTTAATATATAAATCATCTATATATTGTTCATTTTGTTGAGTATGTGACAGGGATATTGCATGACGTTATGAAAGTAATAGCACACACTAGTGATTTTGAGAAAGATCTGGTAAGTGTTTCTTTGTGTGATGCACCGGAGTAATCCTCCCCTTGCATTCCAGGTTTACATAGTTAGAGCTGGTGATGATTTGGGCAAAGAAGAAATGttagaagatactgaagaagatAAAAGTTCCAAGAAACAAAAAGAGTCGATAACCAATACAAATAGGAAAACTGAATCAAAGGAAGGAAAGAATCCTGTGCGCGTGTCAGGCAGAAAAGGGAGATCTAATGGTTTAAGCCTAGAAAATGATACCCTTGACATCAGTGAAGAAACTGAAGGTTTAAAAGAGACGAAAACAGAGGACAACAAGAAGCCAACACGGATATCATCCAGGAAACGAAGTAGTCGACTGTGAGATCGTAACTAGGATGTATTTCAAAATGTTGATGACCACCCAGTAAGAGGTTCATTTTGTTTCTGGCGACCTTCTCTATCATTTTTGAGTTAATATAGTACCGTGACTCTGGTAGGTAATGAGGAATTGATTGAACTGCAGACTGTTAATGACACACTTTTGGGGTGAAACGTTGATTACAATGACATTGTGATGAAAATTCTCACCCATTAATATTAAAGCTGCTACTGATTTCTCTATGTGGTGAGAATCTCTGAGTAATTAATATTGTATGACAATGCTTGCCCTCTTAATAGTTCTATtgtatcatcagtatcaaaaggAGCATATGCATGAGAAGGTTGCAACTTGAAATGGAAGATAATGTCCAACTCACGCATTGTATAACGGCATTGTACGTGAAGCCGGGGATTCTGCCGTAGTTGCAAAAACCTAAATAATTTGTGCAAGGTCGTATAAGCCCAAATGTTTGAAAATTATTGGGGCAGTGGGAGTGGACCTGTGGTTGTTTCATGTGATTATGTGAAACCAAATACTGTATGTAATCATTTACTAGCTTTGGACCCTGCATGGGATGAtcattttttatataatttttttaatatttattttttctttaattaatttatttataataaggttaattttattttctaaataaattatatgttcatcataaataatatatttttcaaaaaattgtactttttacaacttatatatttaattattattatattattattatatatgacatttataacttaaatataacatatgtgttatatttattttatttcttccattatttgatttttttcacattacaaatttttaaatagaatattttaaattttaatcataccatatattatgtttactagtttttttttatatgtatatattttttaatcTTGCGgagttttataaaaaaattaaaaaattatttgagATTTGCATCTTGCGGCGTTTTTAATAATATTTCTTTCGGTCctaataatgatttttaaaaaaatctttaC
This sequence is a window from Apium graveolens cultivar Ventura chromosome 9, ASM990537v1, whole genome shotgun sequence. Protein-coding genes within it:
- the LOC141682858 gene encoding B3 domain-containing protein Os05g0481400-like — encoded protein: MTGNINNNNSNTYEEARKQRLLENQKRIEELGILKISKSLADSAKSAKPQRRQPKPRAISILEPRRSSRARNVVSYRDAIDVELPPMRKRSRFNASWTSYLARPVDEVKCATFEERNAAYNSAEKLRSNLQSKYPSFIKSMVRSHVYSCFWLGLPAWFCEDHLPKSDGNTEIVLENENGAEYEAVYISKRTGLSGGWRAFALEHKLDDGDALVFELTEPTRLKVYIVRAGDDLGKEEMLEDTEEDKSSKKQKESITNTNRKTESKEGKNPVRVSGRKGRSNGLSLENDTLDISEETEGLKETKTEDNKKPTRISSRKRSSRL